Proteins from a single region of Weeksella virosa DSM 16922:
- the gcvP gene encoding aminomethyl-transferring glycine dehydrogenase, with the protein MNTNNFSLRHIGNHDETITEMLSVIGKNSIEELIEATLPNTIRLGKTLDLPDALSEFEATNHLAELAAQNTKVKNYLGYGYYGTILPAPIQRNVLENPGWYTAYTPYQAEIAQGRLEALLNFQTVISDLTGLPIANASLLDEGTACGEAMHMLLESRSREQKKNNVLKFFVADNLFPQSIAVLQTKAHGLGIELVVGNYETIELDDTFFGAIVQYIGKGGQINQYQTFVEKAKATAVKVAVATDLLALTLLTPPGEWGAEIAVGTSQRFGIPMGYGGPHAAFLACTEEYKRVIPGRIIGVSQDRLGNYALRMALQTREQHIKREKATSNICTAQVLLAVMASFYAVYHGKEGLTFIANQIHTKAGILQAALQHLGYETTNTHFFDTVQIKTDNTQDLVAKFRENDININGFEEGKVSITIDEMTSEEDVFEIISIFASLKNTEDGFEFEVEDSYLPEDLLRTSDFLTHDNFKLYHTETELMRYIKRLERKDLALNQSMIALGSCTMKLNAATELLHLSWERMGNIHPFAPKDQVQGYQTLIKNLEKYLAEITGFDATSLQPNSGAQGEYAGLMVIRSYFESKGEGHRNVALIPQSAHGTNPASAAMAGMQVVVVKNLETGETDLEDLKEKCEKYKDNLAALMITYPSTYGAFDSNIEAVTEMIHAYGGQVYMDGANMNAQVGLTSPGNIGADVCHLNLHKTFAIPHGGGGPGVGPICVKAHLAPFLGSSPLIETGGKEANNTFAAAPYGSAFILPISYTYILMLGAEGLLKATQGAIINANYMKARLEKYYDILYTNANKVVAHEFILDCRPFKKIGIEVTDIAKRLIDYGFHAPTVSFPVAGTLMVEPTESENKAELDRFCEAMIAIRAEIDEIANGEYPADNNVLHNAPHPQHLLTADEWDYPYTRAKAAYPLEWVRERKFFSSVSRIDDAYGDRNLVCTCAPIEAYMD; encoded by the coding sequence ATGAACACAAACAATTTCTCATTACGTCATATCGGAAATCATGACGAAACGATTACCGAAATGCTATCGGTTATCGGGAAAAATTCGATAGAAGAACTAATCGAAGCAACTTTACCCAATACAATTCGACTTGGTAAAACACTAGATTTACCTGATGCTCTCTCTGAGTTTGAAGCTACTAATCACTTAGCCGAATTAGCTGCTCAAAACACCAAAGTAAAAAACTATTTGGGTTACGGTTATTACGGGACCATTTTACCTGCCCCTATACAACGAAACGTACTAGAAAACCCAGGATGGTATACAGCATACACACCCTACCAAGCAGAAATAGCACAAGGAAGATTAGAAGCATTACTGAATTTTCAGACAGTAATTTCTGACCTTACAGGTTTACCAATTGCCAACGCTTCTTTATTGGATGAAGGAACTGCATGTGGAGAAGCTATGCATATGCTTTTGGAATCTCGTTCTCGTGAACAGAAAAAAAACAATGTTCTCAAATTTTTCGTAGCAGACAACTTATTCCCACAATCGATTGCTGTACTACAAACAAAAGCTCACGGGTTGGGAATAGAACTGGTTGTTGGTAATTACGAAACCATTGAACTCGACGATACTTTCTTCGGAGCTATTGTACAATACATTGGCAAAGGCGGACAAATCAATCAATACCAAACATTTGTAGAGAAAGCAAAAGCTACAGCAGTAAAAGTTGCTGTTGCGACTGATTTATTAGCTCTAACTCTCTTAACACCACCAGGTGAATGGGGAGCAGAAATCGCTGTAGGTACCTCACAACGCTTTGGTATCCCTATGGGATATGGCGGTCCACATGCTGCTTTTCTGGCTTGTACAGAAGAATACAAACGAGTAATACCTGGAAGAATCATTGGTGTATCACAAGATCGTTTAGGTAATTACGCCCTTCGCATGGCGTTGCAAACACGCGAACAACATATCAAGCGCGAGAAAGCAACTTCTAACATTTGTACAGCACAAGTACTTTTGGCTGTAATGGCATCTTTCTACGCCGTTTACCACGGGAAAGAAGGTTTAACTTTTATCGCTAATCAAATCCATACCAAGGCCGGAATTTTACAAGCTGCTCTTCAACATTTAGGATATGAAACTACCAATACTCATTTCTTTGATACAGTACAAATCAAAACGGATAACACACAAGATTTGGTAGCGAAGTTTAGAGAAAACGATATCAATATCAATGGTTTCGAGGAAGGAAAAGTTTCTATCACAATAGATGAAATGACTTCAGAGGAAGATGTATTCGAAATCATCAGCATTTTTGCTTCACTAAAAAATACCGAAGATGGATTCGAATTCGAAGTAGAAGATTCATACTTACCTGAAGATTTATTAAGAACTTCTGATTTCCTTACCCACGATAACTTCAAATTATATCATACCGAGACAGAATTGATGCGTTATATCAAGCGATTAGAACGCAAAGATTTAGCATTAAATCAATCGATGATTGCTCTAGGATCTTGTACAATGAAATTGAATGCTGCTACAGAATTGCTTCATTTATCATGGGAAAGAATGGGAAATATTCACCCTTTTGCTCCAAAAGATCAGGTACAAGGATATCAAACATTAATAAAAAACTTAGAAAAATACCTAGCAGAAATTACCGGTTTCGATGCCACTTCTCTTCAGCCCAACTCTGGTGCTCAAGGTGAATATGCAGGGCTCATGGTTATCCGATCTTATTTCGAGTCGAAAGGTGAAGGGCACCGTAATGTTGCACTTATTCCTCAATCTGCACACGGTACCAACCCAGCTTCTGCTGCGATGGCTGGCATGCAAGTTGTCGTTGTAAAAAACCTAGAAACTGGTGAAACAGATTTAGAAGATCTGAAAGAAAAGTGCGAAAAGTATAAAGATAATCTAGCCGCACTCATGATTACTTATCCATCTACGTACGGAGCATTTGATAGTAATATCGAAGCAGTAACCGAAATGATTCATGCCTATGGCGGACAAGTATATATGGATGGTGCTAATATGAATGCCCAAGTTGGCCTTACTTCTCCAGGAAATATCGGCGCAGACGTTTGTCACCTAAATCTACACAAAACTTTCGCCATCCCACACGGAGGTGGTGGCCCAGGGGTTGGACCCATTTGTGTAAAGGCGCATTTAGCTCCTTTCTTAGGCTCTTCTCCGCTTATCGAAACAGGAGGTAAAGAGGCTAACAATACTTTTGCTGCAGCACCTTATGGTTCGGCATTTATTCTTCCTATTTCGTACACCTATATTTTGATGCTCGGTGCAGAAGGATTACTCAAAGCTACTCAAGGAGCGATTATCAACGCCAATTACATGAAAGCACGCTTAGAGAAATATTATGATATTCTCTATACCAATGCAAATAAAGTTGTAGCCCACGAGTTTATTTTAGATTGTCGACCATTTAAAAAAATAGGAATTGAAGTAACTGATATTGCGAAACGATTAATTGACTATGGTTTCCATGCACCAACCGTTTCTTTCCCAGTTGCCGGAACCTTGATGGTAGAACCGACAGAATCAGAAAACAAAGCAGAACTAGATCGTTTTTGCGAAGCTATGATTGCTATTCGTGCAGAGATAGACGAAATTGCAAACGGCGAGTATCCTGCCGACAACAACGTATTGCACAATGCACCTCATCCGCAACATTTACTAACGGCAGATGAATGGGATTATCCATACACACGTGCGAAAGCTGCTTATCCTCTAGAATGGGTAAGAGAGCGTAAGTTTTTCTCTTCGGTTTCTCGTATCGATGATGCTTACGGTGACCGCAACCTTGTTTGTACGTGTGCTCCGATCGAAGCATATATGGATTAA
- the hisE gene encoding phosphoribosyl-ATP diphosphatase, producing the protein MKIDSLKEVEKEKDYPFLKKLETKIEAAKLEDAKKSKMKRVHKKGSNQIAKKMGEEAVEMVIASGQDSDDDFLEESADVLFYYLMALHDRGFQLKDVLRILKNRHSKQKT; encoded by the coding sequence ATGAAAATCGATAGCCTAAAAGAAGTGGAAAAAGAAAAAGACTATCCGTTTCTGAAAAAATTAGAAACAAAAATAGAAGCTGCAAAATTAGAAGACGCTAAGAAATCGAAAATGAAACGCGTTCATAAAAAAGGCTCTAATCAGATTGCTAAAAAAATGGGAGAAGAAGCAGTAGAGATGGTTATTGCCTCTGGCCAAGATAGCGATGATGACTTTCTAGAAGAATCAGCCGATGTGTTGTTCTATTATTTGATGGCATTGCACGATCGAGGTTTCCAATTAAAAGATGTCTTGCGAATCTTGAAAAATAGACACAGCAAGCAGAAAACGTAA
- a CDS encoding M48 family metalloprotease, with protein MQKGGSVTLKILVALAIVIFSVIKYFASSDVNEITGEKQYISLSKEDEIALGINFAPQMAKEFGGLSTNKEMQNLVQQVGNRLVKNTDAARTSYPFHFYVLADSQTVNAFALPGGPIFITEGLFRRLKNEDQLGGVLGHEIGHVIARHSAEQISKQALTQGLVGAAGVASGDVNTAQYAQFIANMVNLKYGRSDELEADDLGVRFMIQAGYNPEALIGVMDILEDASGRVAVPEWQSSHPSPSNRRIKIKEAIEKYQQP; from the coding sequence ATGCAAAAAGGAGGTAGTGTAACACTAAAAATTTTAGTGGCATTGGCTATTGTTATTTTTTCTGTTATCAAGTATTTTGCCTCTTCGGATGTGAATGAAATAACCGGAGAGAAACAATATATTTCTCTCTCGAAGGAAGATGAAATCGCATTGGGTATTAATTTTGCTCCACAAATGGCAAAAGAATTCGGTGGGCTTTCTACCAATAAAGAAATGCAAAATTTGGTTCAACAAGTGGGAAATCGATTGGTGAAAAATACCGATGCAGCAAGAACTTCCTACCCATTTCATTTTTATGTATTAGCCGATTCGCAAACAGTCAATGCCTTTGCTTTACCTGGAGGGCCGATTTTTATTACAGAAGGATTGTTCAGAAGATTGAAAAACGAAGATCAATTAGGTGGAGTTCTTGGGCACGAAATAGGGCACGTAATTGCGCGGCATAGTGCAGAACAAATATCCAAACAAGCACTTACGCAAGGATTAGTAGGTGCTGCTGGTGTGGCAAGCGGAGATGTTAATACGGCACAATATGCCCAGTTTATTGCCAACATGGTAAACCTGAAATATGGGAGAAGTGATGAATTAGAAGCCGATGATTTGGGTGTTCGGTTTATGATTCAGGCAGGATACAACCCCGAAGCGCTAATAGGTGTAATGGATATACTAGAAGACGCTTCTGGCAGAGTAGCCGTACCAGAATGGCAAAGTTCTCATCCATCGCCTAGTAATCGTCGGATCAAAATAAAAGAAGCTATCGAAAAATATCAACAACCATAA
- a CDS encoding thiol-disulfide oxidoreductase DCC family protein produces MKSEKIILFDGICNLCNQSVQFVLEHDKNKHFRFASLQSEFGQMFLRKHGLDTKNFDSIVLLDGDTFFTKSDAVLRIAKELHHPARLLSYCAILPKNSRDFFYSFIAKNRYRLFGKKESCWLPTPELKSRFLD; encoded by the coding sequence ATGAAAAGCGAGAAAATTATTTTGTTCGATGGAATTTGCAATCTATGCAATCAATCTGTTCAGTTTGTACTCGAACATGACAAAAATAAACATTTTCGTTTTGCCTCTTTGCAATCGGAGTTTGGACAAATGTTTCTAAGAAAACATGGTTTGGATACAAAAAACTTTGATTCGATTGTCTTGCTCGATGGAGACACTTTTTTCACTAAATCGGATGCAGTTTTGCGAATTGCGAAAGAGCTACATCATCCTGCTAGACTATTAAGTTATTGTGCTATCTTACCGAAAAATTCCCGAGATTTTTTCTATTCTTTTATTGCGAAAAATAGATACCGTCTTTTCGGTAAAAAAGAAAGTTGTTGGTTGCCGACTCCCGAGCTGAAAAGTAGATTTTTAGACTAA
- a CDS encoding HTTM domain-containing protein gives MLECWGAIFTGWVASNFVEPTITFSFIGFEWTSIFLGQNMLYLYGGMGFLGLMIALGFMYRISTLFFALLWTLTYLMQKTSYNNHYYLFMLVSWVMVLAPAHRFFSLDSFLFSKIKSNQCSMWVYYFFMGQMTIMYFFAAINKIYPDWFNGVFLLPSFEKVGNYLKYDLSFDILGDFVGSLPFAKAIAIAGFLFDLLIVPIMLIPKLRRIGLVMALVFHLFNSAVFQIGIFPYFSLAMMIFFFPVEWFQEQFFPKKSYLLDRIENKEAQATRKMIFRYAFILYFLWQIYLPIRHHFIPGNVFWTEEGHRMAWRMMLRSKSGDITFYTENKNGERKIIPIQHYLTGKQIAKMAVSPDMIWQFAHILKDKLDPEGKENVKIFVHSYVSVNRSAYYPFIDDNVDLANEKWSYFGHQTWILPQPKELHLSYFD, from the coding sequence ATGCTCGAATGCTGGGGAGCGATCTTTACAGGTTGGGTTGCTAGCAATTTCGTAGAACCAACGATAACTTTTAGCTTCATTGGCTTCGAATGGACAAGCATTTTTTTGGGGCAAAATATGCTATATCTATACGGTGGAATGGGCTTTTTGGGCTTGATGATTGCGTTAGGATTTATGTATAGAATCTCCACCCTCTTTTTTGCCTTATTGTGGACACTCACTTATCTTATGCAAAAAACCAGCTACAACAACCACTATTATTTGTTTATGTTGGTTTCATGGGTCATGGTCTTAGCTCCTGCACACCGATTTTTTTCGCTAGATAGTTTTTTGTTTTCTAAAATAAAAAGCAATCAATGCAGCATGTGGGTATATTATTTTTTTATGGGGCAAATGACAATTATGTACTTCTTTGCAGCTATCAACAAAATATATCCCGATTGGTTCAACGGTGTGTTTCTATTGCCAAGCTTCGAAAAAGTAGGAAATTATCTGAAATATGATTTGAGTTTTGATATTTTAGGTGATTTTGTAGGAAGTTTGCCTTTTGCAAAAGCTATAGCAATTGCCGGTTTTTTATTCGACTTGCTCATCGTGCCGATTATGTTGATCCCAAAACTTAGACGTATAGGATTGGTGATGGCTCTTGTTTTTCATCTCTTTAATTCAGCCGTTTTTCAGATCGGAATATTCCCGTACTTTTCCTTAGCTATGATGATTTTCTTTTTTCCGGTCGAATGGTTTCAAGAACAATTTTTTCCTAAAAAATCGTATTTGCTAGATAGAATAGAAAATAAAGAAGCACAAGCCACACGTAAAATGATTTTTCGTTATGCATTTATTTTGTACTTTTTGTGGCAAATATATTTACCAATTCGTCACCACTTTATACCCGGAAATGTGTTCTGGACAGAAGAAGGTCATCGCATGGCATGGCGAATGATGCTGAGGTCGAAATCGGGCGATATTACTTTTTATACCGAAAATAAAAATGGTGAGCGAAAAATAATACCGATACAACATTATCTTACAGGAAAACAAATAGCTAAAATGGCAGTAAGCCCCGATATGATTTGGCAGTTTGCTCACATCCTGAAAGATAAACTAGACCCAGAAGGAAAAGAAAATGTAAAGATATTTGTACATTCCTATGTTTCTGTAAACCGAAGTGCTTATTACCCTTTTATTGATGATAATGTAGATTTAGCAAATGAAAAATGGAGCTATTTTGGGCATCAAACTTGGATACTTCCACAACCAAAAGAATTACATTTATCTTACTTTGATTAA
- a CDS encoding DUF2314 domain-containing protein — MKKTIIFAFLGLIILGSCKDSRENAVDAYKAVDKQKQEEIILDSLGQVANSSFADFRKAFAEQKEGTSNFFVKEKYVNDANREEHLWIRDITAKGDTLYGVVDSKPRVTNKVKHNDTIVIDPARISDWMYYDNGKLVGGFSLRYERSKLSVEEQKEFDEKYNVSFE, encoded by the coding sequence ATGAAAAAAACAATAATATTTGCTTTTCTAGGGCTAATTATTTTAGGTTCGTGTAAAGACTCGCGTGAGAATGCGGTTGACGCTTACAAAGCCGTTGATAAGCAAAAGCAAGAAGAAATTATACTAGACTCGTTGGGGCAAGTTGCTAATTCGAGTTTTGCAGATTTTAGAAAAGCATTTGCCGAACAAAAAGAAGGAACAAGCAATTTCTTTGTGAAAGAAAAATATGTAAACGATGCAAATCGAGAAGAGCATTTATGGATCAGAGATATAACAGCAAAAGGCGATACTTTGTACGGAGTAGTAGACTCTAAACCGCGGGTGACAAATAAAGTAAAACATAATGACACGATCGTTATTGATCCTGCTCGTATCTCTGATTGGATGTATTACGATAATGGAAAATTGGTAGGAGGTTTTTCTTTGCGTTACGAGCGCTCTAAACTATCGGTAGAAGAGCAAAAAGAATTCGATGAAAAATACAATGTTTCTTTTGAGTAG
- a CDS encoding YiiD C-terminal domain-containing protein: MTQALFKQILTSQIPIAWIAGVRLESFDKNQVQTYVEFDFLNQNPFQSMFWAVQGMAAEFSGGMMLLNKVQESGANISTLVVHQESTFTKKAVGKIVFTCSDGELMDEKIKEAIETQEGVTFQVSSVGTDEEGDVVAKFLFTWSIKARSKG; the protein is encoded by the coding sequence ATGACACAAGCACTTTTCAAACAAATACTTACTTCGCAAATTCCGATCGCTTGGATTGCAGGAGTACGTTTAGAGAGTTTTGATAAAAATCAAGTTCAAACTTACGTAGAATTCGACTTTCTGAATCAAAATCCTTTTCAGAGCATGTTTTGGGCCGTGCAAGGTATGGCTGCAGAGTTTTCTGGTGGAATGATGTTGCTGAATAAAGTACAAGAAAGTGGTGCAAATATTTCTACGTTGGTAGTGCACCAAGAATCAACTTTCACTAAGAAAGCGGTAGGTAAAATAGTTTTCACGTGTTCTGATGGTGAATTGATGGATGAGAAAATAAAAGAAGCTATCGAAACCCAAGAAGGTGTAACATTCCAAGTTTCCTCTGTCGGTACTGATGAAGAAGGAGATGTGGTAGCGAAGTTTCTTTTTACTTGGAGTATAAAAGCTAGAAGTAAAGGATAA